A DNA window from Nerophis lumbriciformis linkage group LG33, RoL_Nlum_v2.1, whole genome shotgun sequence contains the following coding sequences:
- the LOC133575775 gene encoding uncharacterized protein, with product MCKVQMLRALVNQRLTAAVEEIFVVLERTIAEYEEELSRTKEENQRQRQLLDAVFNKHPVGFHGADVSGGHLPFEQQEWSARAEQKEPRPSHFKVEEEERNISQEGEHPEGLDAFPVIDVLVKSEDDEVKGERELEPPSSSSTQHMTTYGNHHGGSQAGNLLAPLSDSDDTMSPSPDTNEEDPKADKTGYIDKKCAWCGKMFYDSSTLKRHVRIHTGETPFSCSVCGKGFRRNECLQIHMRRHTGEKPFCCSICNKSFCARTPLVIHMRTHTGEKVFSCCVCDERFSYKYQISKHKCAGFNSSQ from the exons ATGTGTAAAGTACAAATGCTGAGAGCGCTGGTCAATCAGCGACTAACGGCggccgttgaagaaatatttgtggtgttggaaagaacgatagcagaatacgaggaggaactttccagaacaaaagaggagaaccagcgacaacgtcaactactggacgctgttttcaacaaACACCCAGTCGGTTTCCACGgagcag ATGTCAGCGGAGGACATCTTCCCTTTGAGCAGCAAGAATGGAGCGCCAGGGCGGAACAGAAGGAGCCGCGGCCCTCCCACTTTAAAGTGGAAGAGGAGGAACGCAACATCAGTCAGGAGGGCGAGCATCCCGAAGGACTGGACGCCTTCCCGGTGATCGATGTCCTCGTGAAGAGTGAAGACGACGAGGTCAAAGGCGAGCGAGAgctggagcctccaagcagcagctcgactcaacacatgacaacgtATGGAAACCACCATGGAGGATCTCAAGCAGGCAACCTCTTGGCGCCGCTGTCGGACAGCGACGACACAATGTCACCCTCCCCGGACACCAACGAGGAAGACCCTAAAGCCGACAAGACAGGCTACATTGACAAAAAATGCGCTTGGTGTGGCAAAATGTTTTACGACAGCAGCACTCTGAAAAGACACGTTCGGATACACACCGGAGAAACACCTTTCTCCTGCTCCGTCTGCGGTAAAGGCTTCCGACGGAacgaatgtttgcaaatacacatgaggcgacacaccggagaaaaacccttCTGCTGTTCAATCTGCAACAAAAGCTTTTGCGCCCGAACGCCGCTGgtaatacacatgagaacacacaccggcGAGAAAGTCTTCAGTTGCTGCGTGTGTGACGAAAGATTCTCCTACAAGTACCAGATTAGCAAACACAAGTGTGCCGGTTTCAACAGCAGCCAGTAA